The following coding sequences lie in one Nitratireductor mangrovi genomic window:
- a CDS encoding branched-chain amino acid ABC transporter permease, whose product MDSTIALFLIQDGVINGAIYALLAVALVLVFAVTRVILVPQGDFVTFGGLSLAALEAGRTPGAIWLLVVLAAMAALMDAVVALREGDTLKAGKLALRNIAPAAIVAVLVLVLAPLKLGLLVNILLCVAIIVPMGPYLYRVAFQPLADASVLVLLIAAVGAHLALTALGLVLFGAEGYRTSPVLSGSFEIGPFFVTAQSLLVLGATLALLAGLALFFGRTLTGKALRASAINRRGARLVGIPTMLSGRIAFAMAAAIGVVSAVLVAPLTTLYYDSGFIIGLKGFVAAIIGGLAAYPAAVAAAMAVGLLEAFSSFWASAFKEVIVFAAIVPVLLWRSLTSQHSDEEE is encoded by the coding sequence TTGGACAGCACGATCGCCCTCTTCCTGATCCAGGACGGCGTCATCAACGGCGCCATCTACGCGTTGCTGGCCGTCGCGCTGGTGCTGGTCTTCGCGGTCACACGCGTCATCCTGGTGCCGCAGGGCGACTTCGTCACTTTCGGTGGGCTGTCGCTGGCCGCCCTCGAGGCAGGCCGGACGCCCGGTGCGATCTGGTTGCTGGTCGTGCTGGCGGCGATGGCGGCGCTGATGGACGCGGTCGTGGCGCTTCGCGAAGGCGATACGCTGAAGGCCGGCAAGCTGGCGCTGCGCAACATCGCGCCGGCGGCGATCGTCGCCGTACTCGTCCTCGTGCTGGCGCCGCTCAAGCTCGGTCTCCTCGTCAACATCCTGCTTTGCGTCGCCATCATCGTGCCGATGGGCCCCTATCTCTACCGTGTCGCCTTCCAGCCGCTCGCCGACGCCTCGGTGCTGGTGCTGCTGATCGCCGCGGTCGGCGCACATCTGGCGCTGACCGCGCTCGGGCTGGTGCTGTTCGGGGCCGAGGGCTACCGCACCTCGCCGGTGCTTTCGGGGTCGTTCGAGATCGGTCCGTTCTTCGTCACCGCGCAGAGCCTTCTGGTCCTCGGCGCAACCCTTGCCCTGCTGGCAGGGCTGGCGCTGTTCTTCGGCCGCACCCTGACCGGCAAGGCGCTCCGCGCATCGGCGATCAACCGCCGTGGCGCGCGGCTGGTCGGCATCCCGACCATGCTTTCCGGCCGTATTGCCTTCGCCATGGCCGCGGCGATCGGCGTCGTCTCCGCTGTGCTCGTCGCGCCGCTGACCACACTTTATTACGACAGCGGGTTCATCATCGGGCTCAAGGGTTTTGTCGCCGCCATCATCGGCGGGCTGGCCGCCTACCCCGCCGCGGTCGCCGCCGCCATGGCGGTCGGGTTGCTGGAGGCCTTCTCCTCCTTCTGGGCCAGCGCCTTCAAGGAAGTGATCGTGTTTGCCGCCATCGTGCCGGTGCTCCTGTGGCGATCGCTGACCTCGCAGCACAGCGACGAGGAGGAATAG
- a CDS encoding feruloyl-CoA synthase, whose translation MVAARRSVADMPALFAEPRVNAERRADGTLILSSPVALPEPARSVGAWLVRWAREAPGRTFLAERADPAGPWTKLAYGEAHERVRAVASSLLARGLSAARPVAILSDNGIDHAVLALGAMHAGIPVATISPAYSLMSSDHEKLRAMIALLTPGLIYASDAALFAPALAAITGDHDGLVVASRNAGDGILPFAELLPETDEAAVDAAFSSVGPDTVARYLFTSGSTGLPKAVINTQRMLTASQEARALTWPFLESEPPVILDWLPWSHTFGANHNFNMVLRNGGTLYIDGGKPAPHLFHITVANLKDVGPDICFNVPRGFDMLVAALRDDEELRRQFFTRTRLIFYAGAALPQNLWSALETLSRETTGAVVPMVSAWGSTETAPLATDCHFQADRSGNIGVPVPGTELKLVPSADKLEIRVRGPNVTPGYLNNPELTAQAFDDEGYYRIGDAVRFSDPERPEAGLFFDGRVAEDFKLTSGTWVSVGDIRVQGIAALDPVAQDIVVTGHDTNEVGFLVFPNLAVCRKLAGLGDDAPARAVLDHAAVRAHVKAGLRKLKSQGGGSSRFATRARLLASMPAVDAGEITDKGYINQRAVLARRSDEVRLLQGDDDTAWIGLD comes from the coding sequence ATGGTTGCGGCGAGGAGGAGCGTTGCCGACATGCCTGCCCTGTTTGCAGAACCCCGCGTGAATGCCGAAAGGCGCGCGGACGGCACGCTCATCCTGTCGAGCCCGGTAGCACTGCCGGAGCCGGCGCGCTCTGTCGGCGCATGGCTGGTCCGGTGGGCCAGGGAGGCGCCCGGGCGCACCTTCCTGGCCGAGCGCGCCGACCCGGCCGGGCCGTGGACGAAGCTTGCGTATGGCGAAGCGCACGAAAGGGTTCGTGCAGTCGCATCCTCCCTGCTGGCGCGCGGCCTTTCGGCCGCGCGACCGGTGGCGATTCTTTCCGACAACGGAATCGACCACGCCGTCCTGGCGCTCGGAGCGATGCATGCCGGCATTCCGGTGGCAACGATCTCGCCAGCCTATTCCCTGATGTCGTCCGACCACGAAAAGCTGCGCGCGATGATCGCGCTGCTGACGCCCGGGCTGATCTACGCCTCGGATGCCGCGCTGTTCGCGCCGGCGCTGGCGGCGATCACGGGCGATCACGACGGATTGGTCGTCGCGAGCCGCAATGCCGGCGACGGCATCTTGCCGTTCGCCGAACTTCTTCCGGAAACCGATGAGGCTGCCGTCGATGCGGCCTTCTCCTCCGTGGGCCCCGACACGGTTGCGCGCTATCTCTTCACCTCCGGCTCGACCGGCTTGCCGAAAGCGGTCATCAACACGCAAAGGATGCTGACCGCCAGCCAGGAAGCCCGCGCTCTCACATGGCCGTTCCTTGAGTCCGAGCCACCGGTCATTCTTGACTGGCTGCCATGGAGCCATACCTTCGGCGCCAACCACAATTTCAATATGGTCCTGCGCAATGGCGGTACGCTGTACATCGATGGCGGCAAGCCGGCGCCGCATCTCTTCCACATTACCGTCGCCAATCTGAAGGATGTCGGACCCGACATCTGCTTCAACGTCCCGCGCGGCTTCGACATGCTCGTCGCTGCGCTGCGCGACGACGAGGAACTGCGACGCCAGTTCTTCACCCGCACCCGGCTGATCTTCTATGCCGGCGCCGCTCTGCCGCAGAACCTGTGGAGCGCACTGGAGACGTTGTCGCGCGAGACGACCGGGGCTGTGGTGCCGATGGTCAGCGCCTGGGGCTCGACCGAGACCGCGCCGCTCGCCACCGATTGCCATTTCCAGGCCGACCGCAGCGGCAATATCGGTGTTCCGGTGCCCGGCACGGAACTGAAGCTCGTGCCCTCCGCCGACAAGCTGGAAATCCGCGTACGCGGTCCGAACGTGACGCCCGGCTATCTGAACAACCCGGAACTGACCGCGCAGGCGTTCGACGATGAAGGTTACTACCGTATCGGCGACGCGGTGCGCTTCAGTGATCCCGAACGGCCGGAAGCAGGGCTCTTCTTCGACGGCCGGGTGGCGGAGGATTTCAAACTCACCTCCGGCACCTGGGTCAGCGTCGGCGATATCCGGGTGCAAGGTATCGCCGCGCTCGATCCGGTCGCGCAGGACATCGTCGTCACCGGCCACGATACCAACGAGGTCGGCTTCCTCGTCTTTCCGAACCTTGCCGTCTGTCGCAAGCTTGCGGGCCTCGGAGACGACGCGCCGGCGCGGGCGGTCCTCGACCATGCGGCGGTGCGCGCGCATGTGAAAGCCGGCCTGAGGAAACTGAAAAGCCAGGGCGGCGGCAGTTCACGCTTCGCGACGCGGGCCCGCCTGCTGGCATCGATGCCAGCCGTCGATGCCGGGGAGATCACCGACAAGGGCTACATCAACCAGCGCGCCGTCTTGGCGCGGCGGAGCGACGAGGTTAGGCTCCTTCAGGGCGACGACGACACAGCGTGGATCGGCCTCGACTGA
- a CDS encoding ABC transporter substrate-binding protein → MKHLKYTTAIAGIAGLLVATPAVADVSVCITVSATGPAASLGVPENNTIPMLPAEAGGQKLNYTAFDDATDPTAAVKNVRKCIEEQQADLIIGSSTTPTTIAVAGVAAETKTPVVALAPVGLPPESEHWTFRAPQPVGQMADAIVEHMKASGVKRLGLIGYSDGYGELWINVMNKALEGSGITMEPIERFARNDTSVTGQVLKLISARPDAVLVVASGTPAALPNLALAERGYRGQIYHTHGSASLDFIRVAGASAEGTILPVGPLVVAAQLPDSHPSKALGVEYTKVYEEAHGEGSLSSFGGHMYDAGQIILATVPKAMEKGEPGSEAFRAALRDALENMEEVVGVHGVFNTTVEDHYGHDERSRVLVRVENGAWKYME, encoded by the coding sequence ATGAAGCATCTGAAATACACGACGGCCATAGCCGGCATCGCCGGCCTGCTCGTCGCAACGCCCGCGGTCGCCGACGTATCGGTCTGCATCACCGTTTCTGCCACAGGCCCGGCGGCCTCGCTGGGTGTGCCCGAAAACAATACGATCCCGATGCTGCCGGCCGAGGCCGGTGGCCAGAAGCTCAACTACACCGCATTCGACGACGCAACGGATCCTACCGCGGCGGTGAAGAACGTGCGCAAGTGCATCGAGGAACAGCAGGCGGACCTGATCATCGGCTCGTCCACCACACCGACCACGATCGCCGTGGCCGGCGTGGCGGCTGAGACCAAGACACCCGTCGTGGCGCTGGCGCCGGTTGGCCTACCTCCGGAATCCGAACACTGGACTTTCCGCGCGCCGCAGCCCGTCGGTCAGATGGCCGACGCCATCGTCGAGCACATGAAGGCAAGCGGCGTGAAGAGGCTCGGCCTCATCGGCTATTCCGACGGCTACGGCGAATTGTGGATCAACGTGATGAACAAGGCGCTGGAAGGCAGCGGCATCACGATGGAGCCTATCGAACGTTTCGCGCGCAACGACACCAGCGTGACCGGCCAGGTGCTGAAGCTGATCTCGGCGCGTCCTGACGCGGTGCTGGTCGTTGCCTCCGGAACGCCGGCGGCGCTGCCCAACCTGGCGCTGGCCGAGCGCGGCTATCGGGGCCAGATCTACCACACGCATGGCTCGGCCAGCCTCGACTTCATTCGGGTCGCGGGTGCTAGCGCCGAAGGCACGATCCTGCCGGTCGGTCCGCTGGTCGTGGCCGCTCAGTTGCCGGATTCGCACCCCTCCAAGGCGCTCGGCGTCGAATACACCAAGGTCTACGAAGAGGCGCACGGCGAGGGTTCGCTGTCCTCGTTCGGCGGGCATATGTATGATGCCGGCCAGATCATCCTGGCGACCGTGCCGAAGGCGATGGAAAAGGGCGAGCCGGGCAGCGAGGCTTTCCGGGCCGCGCTTCGCGACGCGCTCGAAAACATGGAAGAGGTCGTGGGTGTGCATGGCGTCTTCAACACCACTGTCGAGGACCACTATGGTCACGACGAGAGAAGCCGCGTCCTGGTGAGGGTCGAAAACGGCGCCTGGAAATACATGGAATAG
- a CDS encoding TetR/AcrR family transcriptional regulator produces the protein MEISVAFPARLVDNPVMSITSDRNEPSIRPRGAAASRLTEREWIDAAFRHIAKANFDDIRVEELAREMGVTKGSFYWHFRNRQHLVERVLEHWMDRATIQVTRWARSEEEGGLERLERLLSLPANTPPDKRGAEIELAVRSWARREKLAADTVRKVDEVRADFFRELMADLGLDGEEAAKRAAIAQSFMLGEALLQTGRTKAERLATVRACAEMIAAPARP, from the coding sequence ATGGAGATTTCGGTTGCTTTTCCAGCGCGCCTTGTCGACAATCCGGTGATGTCGATCACGTCCGACCGCAACGAACCGAGCATTCGCCCCAGGGGCGCCGCCGCCAGCCGGCTAACCGAACGGGAATGGATAGACGCAGCGTTCCGACACATCGCCAAGGCCAACTTCGACGACATCCGCGTTGAGGAACTGGCACGCGAGATGGGCGTGACCAAGGGCAGCTTCTATTGGCATTTCCGCAACCGCCAACATCTGGTCGAACGCGTCCTGGAACACTGGATGGACCGGGCGACGATACAGGTCACGCGCTGGGCCCGTTCGGAGGAGGAAGGCGGCCTGGAGCGACTTGAGCGGCTGTTGTCGCTGCCGGCGAACACGCCGCCGGACAAGCGCGGCGCCGAGATCGAGCTCGCGGTGAGATCCTGGGCGCGCCGCGAGAAGCTGGCGGCCGACACGGTCAGGAAAGTCGACGAGGTACGTGCCGACTTTTTCCGCGAATTGATGGCCGACCTCGGCCTTGATGGCGAGGAAGCGGCAAAGCGAGCCGCGATTGCTCAATCCTTCATGCTCGGCGAGGCGCTGTTGCAGACCGGACGCACCAAGGCTGAGCGTCTCGCCACGGTGCGCGCCTGCGCCGAGATGATCGCGGCGCCGGCACGCCCGTGA
- a CDS encoding IclR family transcriptional regulator: MGKPPQDAEDDGIGDVQIGQDRKFVVSLARGLEVLRAFRVRDGFLGNHEIAERTGLPRPTVTRLTYTLCQLGYLMQVPRIGKYQLAPSAITLGYSALANLGVRQVARPLMEEVSDRLAAPIALGVLDRNRALYVDISRGSSTFTVQLDIGARVPLAKTAMGWALIAAMEPAERDAVFDRLAERHGDDWPALRAQIEAAIERYPQRGFVASEGNWRSDINAVGVPLVTADGSGVYAFNCGGPPHQFTRDKMETVYGPAIVALVRDIERVLNGT; encoded by the coding sequence TTGGGCAAACCGCCCCAGGATGCCGAGGACGATGGCATCGGGGACGTCCAGATCGGTCAGGACCGCAAGTTCGTCGTGTCGTTGGCGCGTGGTCTCGAAGTGCTCAGGGCCTTTCGCGTCCGTGACGGTTTTCTCGGCAATCACGAGATTGCCGAACGTACCGGCCTGCCGCGCCCGACGGTGACCAGATTGACCTACACGCTATGCCAACTCGGCTACCTGATGCAGGTGCCGCGCATCGGCAAGTATCAGCTCGCCCCTTCTGCGATCACGCTCGGCTATTCCGCACTTGCCAATCTCGGCGTGCGCCAGGTGGCGCGTCCGCTGATGGAAGAAGTCTCCGACAGGCTCGCCGCCCCGATCGCGCTCGGCGTGCTCGACCGCAACCGCGCGCTCTATGTCGACATTTCACGTGGTTCCTCGACCTTTACCGTCCAGCTCGACATCGGCGCCCGCGTGCCACTGGCGAAGACCGCGATGGGCTGGGCGCTGATCGCCGCAATGGAGCCCGCCGAGCGAGATGCGGTCTTTGACCGTCTCGCCGAACGCCATGGCGACGATTGGCCGGCGTTGCGGGCCCAGATCGAGGCCGCGATCGAACGCTATCCACAGCGCGGCTTCGTCGCCTCGGAGGGAAACTGGCGTTCCGACATCAACGCCGTCGGCGTGCCTTTGGTAACCGCTGACGGGTCGGGTGTTTATGCCTTCAACTGCGGCGGGCCGCCGCACCAGTTCACCCGTGACAAGATGGAAACCGTCTACGGTCCGGCCATCGTGGCGCTCGTACGCGACATCGAACGGGTTCTCAACGGCACGTAA
- a CDS encoding ABC transporter ATP-binding protein, which produces MNAFAQAQDRQPLLSVRDIAVHFGGIKALDGVSFGLERGQILGLIGPNGAGKTTLFNCLSRLYTPTSGDILFAGATLLDRPAHRVAESGIGRTFQNLATFSRLSVRDNIRIGAHSASNSDIASDALRLPWVRRNEAEIDGVVDELIDYLELARVADMPASGLPFGTLKRVELARALASKPTLLLLDEPAGGLNHDEITELGERIRKIRDDRNVTILLVEHHMNLVMAISDIVVVLNFGRKISEGSPATVQADPEVIRAYLGDGK; this is translated from the coding sequence GTGAACGCCTTCGCGCAGGCGCAGGATCGGCAGCCGCTCCTTTCGGTACGCGACATCGCCGTTCACTTCGGGGGCATCAAGGCGCTGGACGGGGTCAGCTTCGGACTGGAGCGCGGGCAGATTCTCGGCCTGATCGGCCCCAACGGCGCCGGCAAGACCACGCTCTTCAACTGCCTGAGCCGCCTCTACACGCCGACCTCGGGAGATATCCTGTTCGCGGGCGCTACGCTGCTCGATCGCCCGGCCCACCGCGTTGCCGAGAGCGGCATCGGCCGCACATTCCAGAACTTGGCGACATTCTCGCGACTTTCGGTGCGCGACAACATTCGCATCGGCGCGCATTCGGCAAGCAACAGCGATATCGCCAGCGACGCACTGCGGCTACCCTGGGTGAGACGTAACGAGGCCGAGATCGATGGCGTCGTAGACGAACTGATCGACTACCTCGAACTGGCACGCGTGGCCGACATGCCGGCCTCCGGCTTGCCGTTCGGTACGCTGAAAAGGGTCGAGTTGGCGCGGGCGCTGGCCAGCAAGCCGACCTTGCTGCTGCTCGATGAGCCGGCAGGCGGCCTCAACCATGACGAGATCACCGAACTCGGCGAGCGCATCCGCAAGATCCGCGACGACCGCAACGTCACCATCCTTCTGGTCGAGCACCACATGAACCTGGTCATGGCGATCTCCGACATCGTCGTCGTGCTCAATTTCGGGCGCAAGATCAGCGAGGGCTCGCCGGCGACGGTGCAGGCCGACCCGGAAGTGATCCGAGCCTACCTCGGTGACGGCAAATGA
- a CDS encoding ABC transporter ATP-binding protein, with protein sequence MSASLSVRGLEASYGAFKVLHGLDFEIAEGSVTTLLGANGAGKTTTLRALCGMIRRSGTIEFDGRSIARMKTEDIVRLGIAHVPEGRGTFTSLTVEENLQLGAMTRRGGDNIAQDIDRIYSFFPRLKERAAQQAGTLSGGEQQMLAIGRALMLRPRLMLLDEPSFGLAPLIVRELFAILADIRANMGVSMLLVEQNATMALELADQAYLIETGSIALSGSAAEIRDNDSVRNSYLGY encoded by the coding sequence ATGAGCGCCTCGCTTTCGGTACGCGGCCTCGAAGCCTCATACGGCGCCTTCAAGGTGCTGCATGGGCTCGATTTCGAAATTGCCGAGGGCAGCGTGACCACGCTGCTTGGCGCCAACGGGGCCGGCAAGACGACCACCTTGCGCGCCCTTTGCGGCATGATCCGGCGTTCAGGAACAATCGAGTTCGACGGCCGTTCCATCGCGCGCATGAAGACCGAAGACATCGTCCGTCTCGGTATCGCGCATGTTCCGGAAGGTCGCGGCACGTTCACCTCGCTCACCGTCGAGGAAAACCTTCAACTCGGCGCCATGACGCGCCGAGGCGGCGACAACATCGCCCAGGATATCGACCGCATCTATTCATTCTTCCCACGCCTCAAAGAGCGCGCCGCGCAACAGGCCGGGACGCTGTCGGGTGGCGAACAGCAGATGCTGGCGATCGGGCGCGCGCTGATGCTGAGGCCGCGCCTGATGCTGCTCGACGAGCCTTCCTTCGGTCTGGCGCCGCTCATCGTGCGCGAGTTGTTTGCCATCCTCGCCGACATTCGCGCCAATATGGGCGTCAGCATGCTTCTGGTGGAGCAGAACGCCACGATGGCGCTGGAACTCGCCGACCAGGCCTACCTGATCGAGACCGGATCGATCGCGCTTTCGGGCAGCGCTGCGGAAATCCGCGACAACGATTCCGTCCGCAATTCCTATCTCGGTTACTGA
- a CDS encoding branched-chain amino acid ABC transporter permease, giving the protein METFVQQVLAGIATGGIYACMALAVVMIYQAIHHLNFAQGEMAMFSTFIAWQLLQWGIPYWLAFGLTVMISLAGGFILERTVFKPIENAPVLSHIVVFIALFAIFNSLAGFIWDFTIKPFPSPFGSAALFGEGLIGAHQAGMIVITLVVLLLLFAFFRYTRIGLAMRAAAANPESARLVGIRVGTMTGLGWGMASAIGSVAGILIAPMVFLEPNMMLSILLYGFAGAVLGGLTSPGGAVFGGFTVGVVENLAGTYIPVVGAELKLPIALFLIVAVLVFRPTGLFGHRVIQRV; this is encoded by the coding sequence ATGGAGACCTTTGTTCAACAGGTTCTGGCCGGCATAGCGACGGGCGGCATCTATGCGTGCATGGCGCTTGCCGTGGTCATGATCTACCAGGCTATCCACCATCTGAATTTCGCCCAGGGCGAGATGGCGATGTTTTCGACCTTCATCGCCTGGCAGCTCTTGCAATGGGGCATCCCCTACTGGCTGGCGTTCGGCCTGACGGTGATGATTTCGCTCGCCGGCGGCTTCATTCTCGAACGCACCGTGTTCAAGCCCATCGAGAACGCTCCGGTCCTCAGTCATATCGTTGTCTTCATCGCCCTGTTCGCGATCTTCAACAGTCTCGCCGGCTTCATCTGGGACTTCACCATCAAGCCATTTCCGAGCCCGTTCGGCTCTGCCGCCCTGTTCGGCGAGGGTCTGATCGGCGCTCATCAGGCTGGCATGATCGTCATTACGCTGGTGGTGCTTCTGCTCCTCTTCGCGTTCTTCCGCTACACGCGCATAGGCTTGGCGATGCGCGCGGCCGCGGCCAATCCGGAATCGGCGCGACTTGTCGGCATTCGCGTCGGCACGATGACAGGTCTCGGCTGGGGCATGGCGTCGGCGATCGGCTCGGTGGCAGGCATCCTGATCGCGCCGATGGTCTTTCTCGAGCCCAACATGATGCTCTCGATCCTGCTCTACGGCTTCGCCGGCGCCGTGCTCGGCGGGCTGACCAGCCCGGGCGGCGCCGTCTTCGGCGGCTTCACGGTCGGCGTCGTGGAGAACCTTGCCGGAACCTACATTCCGGTCGTCGGCGCGGAGCTCAAGCTGCCCATCGCGCTCTTCCTGATCGTGGCGGTGCTGGTCTTCAGGCCGACCGGCCTCTTTGGGCACAGGGTCATACAGCGGGTGTAG
- a CDS encoding branched-chain amino acid ABC transporter permease produces MTVGEENVSVTTPAQRAAAARTLSPGTALSLLLLAVMVLCPFFISGFQVFQLNLMLIYAIAIMGLNLLTGFNGQFSLGHGAFYAIGAYTAAILMDQFGVSYYWTLPAAGVICFVSGFLFGLPALRLEGVYLALATFALAVATPQMLKLSIFEHWTGGVQGIVILKPDAPFGLPLSQDQWLYFFTLAIGLLLYWAARNIVASRSGRALMAIRDNPLAARSMGINVALYKSLAFGVSAFFTGIAGSLGAIVIQFVAPDSFTFVLSVALLVGLVVGGVGWLPGALAGGAFIVFVPNIAEEISKGLSGAMYGVMLILLIYLMPTGAGGLIRTVSDRLRRR; encoded by the coding sequence ATGACGGTCGGCGAGGAAAACGTTTCGGTGACGACACCCGCGCAACGGGCAGCGGCGGCCCGCACGCTGAGCCCGGGCACCGCGCTTTCGCTGCTGCTCCTGGCGGTGATGGTCCTGTGCCCATTCTTCATCAGCGGCTTCCAGGTGTTCCAGCTCAACCTGATGCTGATCTACGCCATCGCCATTATGGGGCTGAACCTCCTGACAGGCTTCAACGGCCAGTTCTCGCTCGGCCATGGCGCCTTCTATGCAATCGGCGCCTATACCGCGGCAATCCTGATGGACCAGTTTGGCGTCAGCTATTACTGGACGCTGCCGGCGGCGGGCGTGATCTGCTTTGTCTCGGGCTTCCTGTTCGGCCTGCCGGCGCTGCGGCTGGAAGGCGTCTATCTGGCGCTCGCCACTTTTGCGCTGGCGGTCGCTACGCCGCAAATGCTGAAACTCTCGATCTTCGAGCACTGGACAGGGGGCGTGCAGGGCATCGTCATCCTGAAGCCGGACGCGCCGTTCGGGTTACCGCTGAGCCAGGACCAGTGGCTCTATTTCTTCACGCTGGCGATCGGGCTGCTGCTCTACTGGGCCGCGCGCAACATCGTGGCGAGCCGCTCCGGGCGAGCGCTGATGGCCATTCGCGACAATCCGCTTGCGGCGCGCTCCATGGGCATCAACGTGGCGCTCTACAAGTCGCTCGCTTTCGGCGTGAGCGCCTTCTTCACCGGCATCGCCGGCTCGCTCGGCGCGATCGTCATCCAGTTCGTCGCGCCAGACAGCTTCACCTTCGTGCTGTCCGTCGCCCTGCTCGTCGGCCTCGTCGTCGGCGGGGTTGGCTGGTTGCCGGGCGCGCTCGCCGGCGGCGCCTTCATCGTATTCGTCCCGAACATCGCCGAGGAGATCAGCAAGGGTCTTTCGGGCGCGATGTACGGCGTCATGCTGATCCTGCTGATCTACCTGATGCCGACCGGGGCGGGAGGTCTGATCCGGACCGTATCGGATCGCCTGAGGCGGCGCTGA
- a CDS encoding ABC transporter substrate-binding protein yields MKTSTSRRIGGLGAAVGFSIVAFAAAAQDPGVTDTTVKIGNIQPYSGPASAYSQIAKTSVAYVNMINETGGVCGRQVEFISYDDGYSPPKTVEQARKLVESDEVFLIFNSLGTPTNSAIHKYMNAKQVPQLFVATGASKWGDPDNFPWTMGWQPNYVAEARIYARYILDTKPDGKIGVLYQNDDYGKDYLNGLKDALGDKADEMIVSEQPYEVADPTVDSQVINIKAAGADVFVNITTPKFAAQAIKKAAEIGWQPLHILNSVSNSVGSVLKPAGFENAKEIISANYGKDPQDPQWADDEGMKKWHAFMDKYYPDGDKTSSFTVYGYGVTQTLEKVLKASCDDFTRAGVMKSAANMQDMTTDTALPGITMNTSEGDFYPIEQMQLMKFNGERWELFGDVIDGSAATN; encoded by the coding sequence ATGAAGACCAGCACCAGCAGACGTATTGGCGGACTTGGCGCAGCCGTCGGATTCTCGATTGTCGCCTTCGCGGCGGCCGCGCAGGATCCGGGCGTGACCGACACGACTGTCAAGATCGGGAACATCCAGCCCTATAGCGGACCGGCCTCGGCCTATTCTCAGATCGCCAAGACCTCGGTCGCCTATGTCAACATGATCAACGAGACCGGTGGTGTGTGCGGTCGCCAGGTCGAGTTCATCAGCTATGACGACGGCTACAGCCCGCCCAAGACGGTCGAGCAGGCGCGCAAGCTGGTGGAGAGCGACGAGGTGTTCCTGATCTTCAACAGCCTCGGGACGCCGACCAATTCCGCGATCCATAAATACATGAACGCGAAGCAGGTGCCGCAGCTCTTCGTCGCCACCGGCGCGTCGAAATGGGGTGATCCCGACAACTTCCCGTGGACGATGGGCTGGCAGCCCAACTACGTTGCGGAGGCTCGGATCTACGCCCGCTACATTCTGGACACCAAGCCTGACGGCAAGATCGGCGTGCTTTACCAGAACGACGACTACGGCAAGGACTATCTCAATGGTCTGAAGGACGCACTCGGCGACAAGGCCGATGAGATGATCGTTTCGGAACAGCCCTATGAGGTCGCCGACCCCACCGTCGATTCCCAGGTCATCAACATCAAGGCCGCGGGCGCTGACGTGTTCGTCAATATCACAACGCCGAAGTTCGCGGCGCAGGCGATCAAGAAGGCGGCCGAGATCGGCTGGCAGCCGCTACACATCCTGAACAGCGTGTCCAACTCCGTGGGTTCGGTTTTGAAGCCGGCCGGCTTTGAGAACGCCAAGGAGATCATCAGCGCCAACTACGGCAAGGATCCCCAGGATCCGCAGTGGGCTGACGATGAAGGCATGAAGAAATGGCACGCCTTCATGGATAAGTATTATCCCGACGGCGACAAGACCTCGAGCTTCACGGTCTACGGTTACGGCGTCACCCAAACGCTCGAGAAGGTTCTGAAGGCGTCGTGTGACGACTTCACCCGCGCTGGCGTGATGAAATCTGCTGCCAACATGCAGGACATGACCACGGATACAGCCCTTCCGGGCATCACCATGAACACCAGCGAAGGTGACTTCTATCCGATCGAGCAGATGCAGCTGATGAAGTTCAACGGCGAGCGCTGGGAACTGTTTGGCGACGTGATCGACGGCTCCGCCGCGACGAACTGA